One window from the genome of Nitrospira defluvii encodes:
- a CDS encoding ABC transporter substrate-binding protein — translation MNTISRRRFLQLAAATSGTLAFSNLAAQVLGRSSGPRVAYAGESIKIGILDPLSNPYKTSSVHDVHGATVAVDRVNKDGGVLGRQVAILEADDASNVQTALKAATKFIKEDRVDALMGTFNGEVALAVSDLAKKENRLFMVTGAHVPELTGAGATRTRSSSCQVPGCCPGPSRPIS, via the coding sequence ATGAATACGATTTCTCGCAGACGGTTTTTGCAACTGGCGGCGGCAACCAGCGGTACGCTGGCGTTCAGCAATCTGGCCGCGCAGGTGTTGGGACGGTCATCCGGACCACGCGTCGCGTACGCGGGCGAATCCATCAAGATCGGCATCCTCGACCCGCTATCCAACCCCTATAAAACCTCCTCGGTTCACGATGTGCATGGGGCGACGGTGGCAGTAGATCGTGTCAACAAGGATGGCGGGGTGCTGGGACGCCAGGTCGCGATTCTGGAAGCCGACGACGCCTCGAATGTTCAGACCGCATTGAAAGCCGCCACCAAGTTCATCAAGGAAGACCGAGTGGATGCCCTCATGGGCACCTTCAATGGAGAGGTCGCACTCGCCGTTTCTGACCTGGCCAAGAAGGAGAATAGGCTCTTCATGGTGACCGGCGCGCATGTGCCGGAGCTGACGGGGGCGGGTGCAACTCGCACACGTTCGTCTTCATGCCAAGTGCCAGGATGTTGTCCAGGGCCGTCACGCCCCATCTCGTGA
- a CDS encoding pyridoxamine 5'-phosphate oxidase family protein, with protein sequence MATKYLDLTFTDSVCRAQQQYYGRAGVITGAHERDPLSQAEAEFIAARDSFYLGSISESGWPYIQHRGGAQGFLRVIDDTTLAFADYKGNRQLLTTGNVSVNDRVALFLMDYKNRARLKILGHARVEDARFHPELVAQIADSNMRSSVERLVFIDIVSFDWNCPKYITPRYSIGEVEELAEPLRKRIAELEAQLRAYSK encoded by the coding sequence ATGGCAACGAAATATCTCGACCTGACATTTACGGATTCGGTGTGCCGTGCGCAGCAGCAGTATTACGGACGAGCGGGCGTGATCACCGGCGCACACGAACGGGACCCGCTCAGCCAGGCCGAAGCCGAGTTCATTGCGGCGCGAGACAGCTTCTACCTGGGATCCATCAGCGAAAGCGGATGGCCCTACATCCAGCATCGCGGGGGGGCTCAGGGGTTTTTGCGCGTCATCGACGACACGACTCTGGCGTTCGCCGATTACAAAGGAAATCGACAATTGCTCACGACCGGCAACGTGTCCGTAAACGACCGTGTCGCGCTGTTTCTCATGGACTACAAGAATCGCGCGCGGCTGAAAATCCTTGGTCATGCCCGCGTCGAGGACGCCCGTTTCCATCCGGAACTCGTCGCGCAGATCGCCGACTCGAACATGCGGTCGAGCGTGGAGCGCCTGGTCTTCATCGACATCGTGTCGTTCGACTGGAACTGCCCCAAGTACATCACGCCCCGCTACTCGATTGGTGAGGTCGAAGAACTGGCAGAACCGCTGCGAAAGCGGATAGCCGAACTTGAGGCGCAACTGCGCGCCTATAGCAAATGA
- a CDS encoding DsrE family protein: MKTAIIIMSDPKSGSEEALGRVFNALAVAAESKQKGDEVAVVFNGAGTRWPAELTKLTHPANGLYNSVRDVVQGASCGCADVFGAKDGVEACGVPLKKDNALAGTSGLLSLRQYMVDGWKTIVF; encoded by the coding sequence ATGAAAACAGCCATCATTATCATGTCCGATCCGAAGAGCGGCTCAGAGGAAGCACTCGGCCGAGTTTTTAACGCACTGGCGGTCGCAGCCGAAAGCAAACAGAAGGGGGATGAGGTGGCCGTGGTGTTCAACGGCGCCGGCACGCGGTGGCCGGCGGAACTCACGAAGCTGACCCACCCAGCCAACGGCCTCTACAACTCGGTACGTGACGTCGTGCAGGGTGCCTCCTGCGGATGCGCGGATGTCTTTGGAGCCAAGGACGGTGTGGAAGCGTGCGGTGTGCCGCTGAAGAAGGACAATGCCCTCGCCGGAACATCCGGCCTCTTGAGCCTCCGCCAGTATATGGTGGACGGGTGGAAAACGATCGTATTTTAA
- a CDS encoding cysteine hydrolase, with protein sequence MTLFIRLIVTSLTAVVVNLPLTSAVYAQDPKPTVSHYAGPREDAPVPRPGLTPKKGRVAVVITDPQNDFLSPKGVAWGVVGQSVQENHTVENIESLFKAARASGVPVFVSPHYYYPHDHQWKFGGALEVLMHNIGMFDRKGALTQEGFAGSGADWLDRYKPYIEDGRTVVTSPHKVFGPETNDLILQLRKADISQVVLAGMSANLCTESHLRELLEQGFEVVVVTDATAAAKLPGFDGYEAAFVNFRLIASDVWSTAQTVKILSALK encoded by the coding sequence ATGACCCTGTTTATTCGTTTAATCGTCACGTCTCTCACGGCTGTTGTCGTGAATCTTCCCCTGACATCAGCAGTGTACGCACAGGACCCGAAACCGACCGTGTCACACTATGCCGGGCCACGGGAGGATGCGCCGGTCCCTCGCCCCGGCCTGACACCCAAGAAGGGCCGGGTGGCCGTGGTGATCACCGATCCCCAAAACGATTTCCTCAGCCCGAAGGGAGTGGCCTGGGGTGTGGTCGGCCAGAGCGTGCAGGAGAACCACACGGTCGAGAACATCGAGAGTCTCTTCAAAGCAGCCAGAGCGAGCGGTGTGCCGGTCTTCGTCAGCCCGCACTATTACTATCCACATGACCACCAGTGGAAGTTCGGCGGTGCTCTGGAAGTGCTCATGCACAACATCGGGATGTTCGATCGTAAGGGGGCGTTGACGCAGGAGGGGTTTGCCGGATCGGGCGCCGACTGGCTGGACCGCTACAAACCCTATATCGAAGACGGCCGTACAGTAGTGACCAGCCCGCACAAAGTGTTCGGGCCTGAGACAAACGATCTCATTCTGCAACTCCGCAAAGCCGATATCAGCCAAGTGGTCCTCGCCGGGATGTCGGCGAATCTCTGCACAGAATCGCATCTGCGCGAGCTGCTGGAACAGGGATTCGAGGTCGTCGTGGTCACCGATGCCACGGCGGCCGCCAAGCTACCGGGGTTCGATGGCTATGAAGCGGCGTTTGTGAACTTCCGCTTGATCGCGAGTGATGTGTGGAGCACCGCTCAGACGGTCAAGATTCTCTCGGCGCTCAAGTAA
- a CDS encoding carboxymuconolactone decarboxylase family protein, with protein MNRIAHLDPQTTTGPAKALFEGVQGKLGVVPNLIRVLGNAPAALQGYLSFNAALADGSLSPKVRELIAIAVAEANQCAYCLSAHTFIGGKLGLAQQDLADARQANATDNRTDAILKLARHIVVQRGELGATELEQARTAGLTDGEVIETAAHVALNIFSNYVNHIASTVIDFPEITLTHGCAASSCACG; from the coding sequence ATGAATCGCATCGCACATCTCGATCCCCAGACCACCACTGGACCGGCCAAAGCGCTCTTCGAGGGCGTGCAGGGGAAATTGGGTGTGGTGCCCAACCTGATTCGTGTCTTGGGCAACGCTCCGGCTGCGCTCCAAGGCTACCTCAGCTTTAACGCCGCGCTTGCGGACGGAAGCTTGAGCCCGAAGGTCCGCGAATTGATCGCCATCGCGGTCGCCGAGGCCAATCAATGCGCCTACTGTCTCAGCGCCCACACATTCATCGGCGGCAAGCTGGGGCTCGCCCAGCAGGACCTCGCCGATGCCCGGCAGGCCAACGCAACCGACAACCGGACCGATGCCATTCTCAAGCTGGCGCGCCACATCGTCGTGCAACGCGGGGAGCTCGGGGCCACAGAGCTTGAACAGGCGCGTACTGCCGGGCTGACCGACGGCGAGGTCATCGAGACGGCGGCCCATGTCGCGCTGAACATCTTCAGCAACTACGTCAACCATATCGCCAGCACTGTCATCGACTTTCCGGAGATCACACTCACGCATGGATGCGCCGCCTCTTCTTGCGCCTGCGGCTAG